In Hyalangium minutum, a genomic segment contains:
- the mxcL gene encoding myxochelin B biosynthesis transaminase MxcL, which translates to MDTPTRKHPSLPIPIQGEIRLERSNQLLEEAKRLVPGVTQSMMKRPEQFAPGAFPVFVVKGQGALVEDADGQEYIDFISGLGANMLGHKHPAVVETIRAHLDEGVLHSLPTPIEVSAVRALVDVIPGAEMARFFKTGADATSAAVRLGRHLTGKERIITVGYNGWHDHFMFDTPGVPAALAQHTMRLPLFTEPDEAALLAAIEQNAKQLALVLLSVPYNRVLSREFMQKVRATCTAHEVLLVLDEVVTGFRLGLGGAQEFFGVQADFVCLSKALAAGMPLSAIAGPAKHLRRLDELQVSTTFGGEMLSLEVCQAVIAEYRQSGYISRIAALGARLREGINQRAEKLGSPLRVRGYDAIPFFNYAKTPPEHAKLMQPFQAGMARRGVLLRRDVNFICAAHTQEQIDHTIDMAEEVLHALNKSGSAA; encoded by the coding sequence ATGGATACGCCTACACGAAAGCACCCGTCGCTCCCCATTCCCATCCAGGGCGAGATTCGGCTCGAGCGCTCCAACCAGCTGCTGGAGGAAGCGAAGCGGCTGGTTCCCGGTGTCACCCAGTCGATGATGAAGCGGCCGGAGCAGTTTGCTCCCGGCGCCTTCCCGGTCTTCGTCGTCAAGGGGCAGGGCGCGCTGGTGGAGGATGCCGATGGCCAGGAGTACATCGACTTCATCTCCGGGCTCGGCGCCAACATGCTCGGCCATAAGCATCCCGCGGTCGTCGAGACCATCCGTGCCCACCTGGACGAGGGGGTCCTTCACTCCTTGCCCACGCCGATCGAGGTCAGCGCCGTGCGCGCGCTCGTGGACGTCATCCCCGGCGCGGAGATGGCCCGCTTCTTCAAGACGGGCGCGGATGCCACCTCGGCCGCGGTGCGGCTGGGGCGCCACCTCACGGGCAAGGAGCGCATCATCACTGTGGGCTACAACGGCTGGCACGATCACTTCATGTTCGACACCCCGGGAGTTCCCGCAGCGCTCGCCCAGCACACGATGCGCCTGCCGCTCTTCACCGAGCCGGACGAGGCCGCGCTGCTGGCCGCCATCGAGCAGAACGCCAAGCAGCTCGCGCTGGTGCTGCTCTCGGTGCCCTACAACCGCGTGTTGAGCCGTGAGTTCATGCAGAAGGTCCGCGCCACCTGCACCGCCCACGAGGTGCTCCTGGTGCTGGACGAGGTGGTCACCGGCTTCCGCCTGGGCCTGGGGGGAGCCCAGGAATTCTTCGGGGTGCAGGCTGACTTCGTCTGCTTGTCCAAGGCCCTGGCCGCGGGGATGCCGCTGTCGGCGATCGCCGGTCCGGCGAAGCACCTGCGCCGGCTCGATGAGCTGCAGGTGTCGACCACGTTCGGTGGAGAGATGCTGTCGCTGGAGGTGTGCCAGGCCGTGATCGCCGAGTACCGCCAGAGCGGCTACATCTCGCGCATCGCCGCGCTGGGCGCGAGGCTGCGTGAAGGCATCAATCAGCGGGCCGAGAAGCTGGGGTCTCCGCTGCGCGTGCGTGGCTATGACGCCATTCCCTTCTTCAACTACGCCAAGACTCCCCCGGAGCACGCCAAGCTGATGCAGCCGTTCCAGGCGGGGATGGCTCGCCGCGGGGTGCTCCTGCGCCGCGACGTCAACTTCATCTGCGCGGCCCACACCCAAGAGCAGATCGATCACACGATCGACATGGCCGAGGAAGTGCTGCACGCGCTCAACAAGAGCGGCAGCGCGGCCTGA
- a CDS encoding 2,3-dihydro-2,3-dihydroxybenzoate dehydrogenase, producing MASSQKVALVTGAAQGIGAAVARVLAADSMIAAVDLQEGKVAALAAELRERGARAAAFAANVGDSAAVERVVETVERELGPIGILVNVAGVLRTGPVVSFSDEDWAATFAVNTHGVFHMSRAVARRMVPRRSGVIVTVGSNAAGTPRMQMAAYAASKAASTMFTKCLGLELAQYNIRCNVVSPGSTDTAMQRALWADENGAQAVIAGSPETFKVGIPLRRIATPEDVAEAVSFLVSERARHITLHDLYVDGGATLGV from the coding sequence ATGGCAAGCAGCCAGAAGGTGGCCCTGGTGACCGGGGCCGCGCAGGGAATTGGTGCGGCGGTGGCACGGGTGCTGGCCGCCGACTCGATGATCGCGGCGGTCGATCTCCAAGAGGGGAAGGTGGCGGCGCTGGCTGCCGAGCTGCGCGAGCGGGGGGCTCGTGCCGCGGCCTTCGCGGCCAATGTGGGTGACAGCGCCGCAGTCGAGCGAGTGGTGGAGACGGTCGAGCGAGAGCTGGGACCCATCGGCATCCTGGTCAACGTGGCCGGAGTGCTGCGGACCGGACCGGTCGTGTCGTTCAGCGACGAAGACTGGGCCGCCACCTTCGCGGTGAACACCCACGGGGTCTTCCACATGTCGCGCGCGGTGGCCCGGCGCATGGTGCCGCGCCGGAGCGGGGTGATCGTCACCGTGGGTTCGAACGCCGCCGGAACGCCGCGGATGCAGATGGCCGCCTACGCCGCGTCCAAGGCCGCCTCCACCATGTTCACCAAGTGCCTGGGGCTCGAGCTGGCCCAGTACAACATCCGCTGCAACGTGGTGTCTCCCGGCTCGACCGACACGGCCATGCAGCGCGCCTTGTGGGCCGACGAGAACGGAGCCCAGGCGGTGATCGCGGGCTCCCCCGAGACCTTCAAGGTGGGCATCCCGCTGCGCCGCATCGCCACGCCCGAGGATGTCGCCGAGGCCGTGTCCTTCCTCGTCTCCGAGCGCGCGCGCCACATCACCCTGCACGACCTCTATGTCGATGGCGGGGCGACGCTCGGCGTTTAG
- the dhbC gene encoding isochorismate synthase DhbC, giving the protein MIERAMGSQKLAAQLLESYEPGSSFFFASPRRTLLARGTFATVPHPGGTDSLSRLPERVAAVLHEARQADHDIPVAVGAVPFDGRISAQLVVPQTIQRAGPLVFEPGAVPHLAPVSRYTVRPVPEPAAYLNGVARALKLMEHGPLRKVVLSRSLHLRAAAPIDLRQLLRNLAQRNPTGYTFAVDLPPQLAEAGGTGGRTLIGASPELLVSRNGLQALANPLAGSAARSADPSEDQARAAALLKSPKDLHEHAVVIEAVVEAMRPYCKNLVVPAGPSLVSTATMWHLSSRITGELADPSISSLTLAVALHPTPAVCGHPTELAQETIDAIEPFERGFYTGTVGWCDANGDGQWAVTIRCAEADENSLRLFAGAGIVAGSKPESELAETEAKFRTMLQAMGLGQGVEAQP; this is encoded by the coding sequence ATGATCGAACGTGCGATGGGATCCCAGAAGCTGGCTGCGCAGTTGCTCGAGAGCTACGAGCCGGGTTCGTCCTTCTTCTTTGCGTCGCCCCGGCGCACACTGCTGGCGCGGGGGACGTTTGCCACCGTGCCCCACCCGGGCGGCACGGACTCGCTGTCGCGGCTGCCCGAGCGCGTGGCGGCGGTGCTCCACGAGGCGCGTCAGGCCGACCATGACATTCCGGTGGCGGTCGGAGCCGTGCCTTTCGACGGAAGGATCTCCGCCCAGCTGGTGGTGCCGCAGACCATTCAGCGGGCCGGACCGCTGGTGTTCGAGCCGGGGGCTGTCCCGCACCTCGCGCCGGTGTCTCGGTACACGGTGCGGCCTGTTCCCGAGCCAGCGGCTTACCTGAATGGCGTGGCGCGGGCCTTGAAGTTGATGGAGCACGGGCCGCTGCGCAAGGTGGTTCTGTCCCGGTCGCTGCACCTTCGCGCCGCTGCTCCGATCGACTTGCGACAGCTGCTGCGCAACCTGGCTCAGCGCAACCCCACCGGCTACACCTTCGCGGTGGACCTGCCTCCGCAGCTTGCCGAGGCGGGTGGGACAGGGGGCCGCACGCTGATCGGCGCCAGCCCCGAGCTGCTGGTCTCGCGGAACGGGCTGCAGGCGCTTGCCAATCCGCTGGCGGGTTCGGCGGCGCGCAGCGCGGACCCGAGCGAGGATCAGGCCCGGGCCGCCGCCCTGTTGAAGTCGCCCAAGGATCTTCACGAGCACGCCGTCGTGATCGAGGCGGTCGTGGAGGCCATGCGGCCGTACTGCAAGAACCTGGTGGTGCCGGCGGGGCCGTCGCTCGTCAGCACGGCGACGATGTGGCACCTGTCGAGCCGGATCACCGGCGAGCTGGCGGACCCGTCGATCTCCTCGCTCACCCTGGCCGTGGCGCTGCATCCCACGCCTGCGGTGTGTGGTCACCCGACCGAGCTGGCCCAGGAGACCATTGACGCGATCGAGCCCTTCGAGCGGGGCTTCTACACGGGCACCGTGGGCTGGTGCGACGCGAACGGGGACGGGCAGTGGGCCGTGACCATCCGGTGCGCGGAGGCCGATGAGAACTCGCTGCGGCTGTTCGCGGGAGCGGGGATCGTGGCCGGCTCGAAGCCCGAGTCCGAGCTGGCGGAGACCGAGGCCAAGTTCCGTACCATGCTCCAGGCGATGGGGCTGGGGCAGGGTGTGGAGGCGCAGCCGTGA
- the mxcK gene encoding myxochelin export MFS transporter MxcK: MTASSTPKQERQWLLLLAAVQFSHVLDFMMVMPLGPALMQRFALTASQFGALVSAYTLASAAMGLVGGFWLDRFERKRALLLLYAGFIAATLACGVSGSHAALLLARALAGACAGLMGAVSMAIIGDLVPGERRGRAIGTVMTAYALSAVAGVPLGLGLAHLLGWRAPFWAVGGLAGGVWLCLLKALPTVDAHLKAPRGDSRFASPWAVGSQGLALGWLLTFAVVFSGFLLIPYLSPFMVGNLGVSLAELPWVYLCGGAATLLSSRMIGQWVDRRGPSQVLASLLVGTVVPYLVFSHLARSPLPVVILLFVLFMTLTSGRQIPTLALLTARVPPSLRGRYLAINMAASDGASGLAAWVSGRWLETASGGALIGFGQVGWAAVAVAFLALCTLWAFGRNAVPLSTAQAPVP, from the coding sequence ATGACGGCCTCCTCCACCCCAAAGCAGGAGCGGCAGTGGCTCTTGCTGCTGGCCGCCGTGCAGTTCAGCCACGTGCTGGACTTCATGATGGTCATGCCCCTGGGGCCGGCGCTGATGCAGCGGTTCGCGCTCACGGCCTCGCAGTTCGGGGCCCTGGTCTCCGCGTACACGCTGGCCTCGGCGGCGATGGGACTGGTGGGGGGATTCTGGCTGGATCGCTTCGAGCGGAAGCGCGCGCTGTTGCTGCTCTATGCGGGGTTCATCGCCGCCACGCTGGCATGCGGAGTGTCGGGCTCCCATGCCGCGCTGCTGCTGGCCCGAGCGTTGGCGGGGGCCTGCGCGGGGCTGATGGGTGCCGTCTCCATGGCCATCATTGGCGATCTGGTGCCCGGGGAGCGCCGGGGCCGCGCCATCGGCACGGTGATGACGGCGTATGCCCTGTCCGCGGTGGCGGGAGTTCCGCTGGGCCTGGGGCTCGCCCACCTCCTGGGATGGCGCGCGCCATTCTGGGCGGTGGGGGGGCTCGCGGGTGGGGTGTGGCTCTGCCTGCTGAAGGCGCTGCCCACGGTGGATGCCCACCTGAAGGCGCCGCGGGGAGACAGCCGCTTCGCTTCGCCTTGGGCGGTGGGCTCCCAGGGCCTGGCGCTTGGGTGGCTCCTGACCTTCGCGGTGGTGTTCTCCGGCTTCTTGCTGATCCCCTATCTGAGCCCCTTCATGGTGGGGAACCTGGGCGTGAGCCTGGCGGAGCTGCCCTGGGTCTACCTGTGCGGCGGCGCGGCCACGCTGCTGAGCTCGCGGATGATCGGCCAGTGGGTGGATCGCCGAGGCCCCAGCCAGGTGTTGGCCTCGCTGCTCGTGGGCACCGTGGTGCCGTACCTCGTGTTCTCGCACCTGGCGCGATCTCCACTGCCGGTGGTGATCCTCCTCTTCGTCCTGTTCATGACCCTGACCTCGGGCCGGCAGATTCCCACCCTGGCGCTGCTGACGGCGCGGGTGCCACCCTCGCTGCGAGGCCGCTACCTGGCGATCAACATGGCGGCGAGCGATGGCGCCTCGGGGCTCGCGGCCTGGGTGAGCGGCCGATGGCTCGAGACGGCCTCGGGTGGCGCGCTGATCGGTTTCGGGCAGGTGGGGTGGGCCGCGGTCGCGGTGGCCTTCCTCGCGCTCTGCACACTGTGGGCGTTCGGCCGGAACGCCGTCCCGCTGAGTACCGCCCAAGCTCCAGTTCCCTAG